GGCCGACGCAGCCACCGAAGTCGAGCACGACGAGTACGAGACACTGGGCGTGAAGCCGACATCGATCCACAAGTCGAAGACCGACCACAAGGCCGCCGTCTTCGCCCTCGTCGACGGCATCACCTCCGAGATGACCGACGACGCGAAAGAACCCGTTTCTGCCGCCGCGGACTGATTCCCTCTCCTCTCCCGCCCAGGACGACCGATAGCGAGACCCCTCTGTCCAATCCGTTTGCAGTTACTCGTCGATGAGCTCCTCGAACTCCGGCAGCACCTCGTCGTCGCCGTCGCCCGCGACGACCGGTTCTTCCTCCTCGGCCTCCTCTGACCCGTCGGACTCCGATTCGTCGTCGACGACCTCCTCGATAGCCACGACGTCGAGCGGGATGCTCTCCAGGCGCTGTCCGATCTCCTTCCGGGCAATGCGGGCCGCGTGCTCGTCGCGCTCGACGTTGAACACCGTCATCTCCAGCTCGAGGGCGACGAGACTCTCGTCGGCCGCGATGAACGCCGGTTCGAGCGCGTCGCCACAGTGGGGGCAGTGGCGCTCGCTCATGTTTATCTCGACGTAGTTGAGATCCGGGTTCAGCATCTCGCCGGTCTTCGAGATGGCGATGCGAACCGCTTCGTCCGGGTTCGAGACGTCGTAGACAGGAACTGCCGCCTCAACGACAACTCTACAGTCCATACGTGTATGTTTGTTGTCCTATAGTAAGAAGGTTGGCCCGCAGTGACACGGTGACGTCGACCGCGTGTCAGCGGACGCGCCAGAGCGAGTCTCCGGGCAGAAATCGGCCGAGTTCGGCCTCCTGCCGGTAGTCCGTCTGGAGCAGCGCTCGGAGGGCGGCGACGAGTTCCGACTCGTCGTCGTCCGTCCAGCTGGCGGGGTCCTTGATGGGGTAGACCAGCCACCCGCTCCCTTTGACCTCCGTCGCGTGGAGGGCGTCCATGTCGACGTCGGCTGTCGGCTCTGCAGTCATGTTCGCGAAGACGTGTCTCGTCGCCCGTTCGCCGACCGGCAGCAGGACGTGGGAGGTGATAGCCCGAACTTCGGTGTCGAACA
This DNA window, taken from Haloarcula ordinaria, encodes the following:
- a CDS encoding DUF555 domain-containing protein, with the translated sequence MDCRVVVEAAVPVYDVSNPDEAVRIAISKTGEMLNPDLNYVEINMSERHCPHCGDALEPAFIAADESLVALELEMTVFNVERDEHAARIARKEIGQRLESIPLDVVAIEEVVDDESESDGSEEAEEEEPVVAGDGDDEVLPEFEELIDE
- a CDS encoding UPF0058 family protein, with product MKKQELIHLHGLLAQVQNHYEADAATEVEHDEYETLGVKPTSIHKSKTDHKAAVFALVDGITSEMTDDAKEPVSAAAD